The following proteins are encoded in a genomic region of Fundidesulfovibrio putealis DSM 16056:
- a CDS encoding tetratricopeptide repeat protein, with product MSGHLDYEINKELGECYLFMGDLDKAEEYYSKAMNSNGVHPDPYLGLATIAVHRGDLDNAFGFYRKAANAEASDKSLSGMALIEMERGEHDKAFDHFSQALEYNPENMVALYSIIRLGHAMGRLPDVIPHLESYLAVEPLKHEIRYSLAGCMVAAGRDEEAMAQLNRILEHDPAHSCAVELKEHLDAKAA from the coding sequence ATGAGCGGCCATCTGGATTATGAAATCAACAAGGAACTGGGCGAATGCTACCTGTTCATGGGCGACCTGGACAAGGCTGAAGAGTACTACAGCAAGGCCATGAACTCCAACGGAGTCCACCCGGACCCGTACCTCGGCCTGGCGACCATCGCCGTGCACCGGGGCGACCTGGACAACGCCTTCGGCTTCTACCGCAAGGCGGCCAACGCCGAAGCCAGCGACAAGTCCCTCTCGGGCATGGCGCTGATCGAGATGGAGCGCGGCGAACACGACAAGGCCTTCGACCACTTCTCGCAGGCCCTGGAGTATAACCCCGAGAACATGGTGGCGCTCTACAGCATCATCCGCCTGGGCCATGCCATGGGACGTCTGCCGGACGTGATTCCGCACCTGGAATCCTACCTGGCCGTCGAACCCCTGAAGCACGAGATCCGCTACTCGCTGGCCGGATGCATGGTGGCAGCCGGACGCGACGAGGAAGCCATGGCCCAGCTGAACCGCATCCTGGAGCACGACCCGGCCCACAGCTGCGCCGTGGAGCTCAAGGAGCACCTGGACGCCAAGGCGGCCTAG
- a CDS encoding DUF169 domain-containing protein → MTSVTPDFMREALMRELRLMHAPVAVFYCFNQEGVDAFKAGGDYHRPVKPVTFCQAELGPRMESIRVLMEPEKLGCTNAKYVFGWKGCDEGELKSHAKYASGALTLEAIVKGKATLQGKGLMAVGLEPLGASDRMPDVVHFTCDTMQAYHLATDWMATQGRPVLESAITVNSAACGGNVRVFETTKANVYLACSGNYNAGKMERGEVNISIPGDQLPAVVERLLERKAKTGGASITRLGDPFPGADICKNCPLIVFKRD, encoded by the coding sequence ATGACCAGCGTCACCCCTGATTTCATGCGCGAGGCCCTCATGCGCGAGCTGCGTCTGATGCACGCGCCCGTCGCGGTGTTCTACTGCTTCAACCAGGAAGGTGTGGACGCCTTCAAGGCCGGGGGGGACTACCACCGCCCGGTCAAACCCGTCACCTTCTGCCAGGCGGAGCTCGGCCCGCGCATGGAGAGCATCCGCGTGCTCATGGAGCCTGAAAAGCTGGGCTGCACCAACGCCAAGTACGTGTTCGGCTGGAAGGGCTGCGACGAAGGGGAGCTGAAAAGCCACGCAAAGTACGCCTCAGGGGCCCTGACACTAGAAGCCATCGTCAAGGGCAAGGCTACTCTCCAAGGCAAGGGCCTGATGGCTGTCGGCCTGGAACCGCTGGGCGCGTCGGACAGGATGCCTGATGTGGTGCACTTCACCTGTGACACCATGCAGGCCTACCACTTGGCCACGGACTGGATGGCCACCCAGGGCAGGCCGGTGCTGGAAAGCGCCATAACGGTCAACTCGGCGGCCTGCGGCGGCAACGTCCGCGTGTTCGAGACGACCAAGGCTAATGTGTATCTGGCGTGCAGCGGCAACTACAACGCGGGCAAAATGGAGCGAGGCGAGGTGAACATCTCCATTCCCGGCGATCAGCTCCCGGCCGTGGTGGAGCGCCTGCTCGAGCGCAAGGCCAAGACCGGCGGAGCGTCCATCACCCGCCTGGGCGATCCGTTCCCGGGCGCGGACATCTGCAAGAACTGTCCGCTCATCGTTTTCAAAAGAGACTAA
- the fliF gene encoding flagellar basal-body MS-ring/collar protein FliF has translation MPVVLKSLWDQATRFWSGRTLAQRILFAGVAASVVAAFALMIFWFNQPDYKVLFTKLSQDDASRVMELLKANKTPFKLEDGGQTVLVPAETVSELRLKVAGEGKLRGAGLGYEIFDETKVGQTDFVQRINYQRALQGELSRTISEFPQVEKARVHLVLPAKSLFIEEQRKPSASVVLTLKSGAKLEPKQIQGMVNFVAMSVEGLDPSRVTITDTAGKIVFQNKDGASIDGLTNTQFEFRNTYQQSVERRIEELLTPIVGGGKSIAKVAATLDFSQKVTKRQTFDPNKTVLRSEEREESTTNQKANVDGSVPETNFRGDGFSGTQNKVDQSSERRKSNFEIDSEQQEIHSPTGELQRLSVAVIVDYIQDPSSKEVKFIPRPAEEMEQIKQAVASAVGIDAKRGDTIEVSSMSFGERELLTEPSLTQTMLEYAQRLGKPFLNGVLVFLFLLLVVRPVVMALIRPRVTREEIEQLNRLPEAERRIALAEPEEEEGEHMEITKRLENAKILAQQLFETNTEQAILVLRGWLKQEAA, from the coding sequence ATGCCCGTCGTACTGAAATCACTCTGGGACCAGGCCACGCGCTTCTGGTCAGGCCGCACCCTGGCGCAGCGCATCCTCTTCGCAGGCGTGGCCGCCTCCGTGGTGGCAGCCTTCGCGCTGATGATCTTCTGGTTCAACCAGCCCGACTACAAGGTGCTGTTCACCAAGCTCTCCCAGGACGACGCCAGCCGCGTCATGGAGCTCCTGAAGGCCAACAAGACCCCCTTCAAGCTCGAAGACGGCGGACAGACCGTGCTGGTACCCGCCGAGACCGTGAGCGAGCTGCGCCTCAAGGTTGCCGGTGAAGGCAAGCTGCGCGGCGCGGGCCTTGGCTACGAGATCTTCGACGAGACCAAGGTGGGCCAGACCGACTTCGTGCAGCGCATCAACTACCAGCGCGCCCTGCAAGGCGAGCTGTCGCGCACCATCTCGGAGTTCCCGCAGGTGGAGAAGGCCCGCGTGCACCTGGTGCTGCCCGCCAAGAGCCTGTTCATCGAGGAGCAGCGCAAGCCCAGCGCCTCGGTGGTGCTGACCCTGAAGAGCGGCGCAAAGCTCGAGCCCAAGCAGATCCAGGGCATGGTCAACTTCGTGGCCATGAGCGTGGAGGGCCTGGACCCCAGCCGCGTGACCATCACCGACACCGCCGGCAAGATCGTGTTCCAGAACAAGGACGGGGCCAGCATCGACGGCCTGACCAACACCCAGTTCGAGTTCCGCAACACCTATCAGCAGAGCGTGGAGCGCCGCATCGAGGAACTCCTGACCCCCATCGTGGGCGGCGGCAAATCCATCGCCAAGGTGGCGGCCACCCTGGACTTCTCCCAGAAGGTGACCAAGCGCCAGACCTTCGACCCCAACAAGACCGTGCTGCGCTCCGAAGAGCGCGAAGAGTCCACCACCAACCAGAAGGCCAACGTGGACGGCTCCGTGCCCGAGACCAACTTCCGGGGCGACGGATTCTCCGGCACCCAGAACAAGGTGGACCAGTCCTCCGAGCGCCGCAAATCCAACTTCGAGATCGATTCCGAGCAGCAGGAGATCCACTCGCCCACTGGGGAGTTGCAGCGCCTGTCCGTCGCGGTTATCGTGGACTACATTCAGGACCCAAGCAGCAAGGAAGTGAAGTTCATCCCCCGGCCCGCCGAGGAAATGGAACAGATCAAGCAGGCCGTGGCCAGCGCCGTGGGCATCGACGCCAAGCGCGGCGACACCATCGAAGTCAGCTCCATGTCGTTTGGCGAACGCGAACTGCTCACCGAGCCGAGCCTCACCCAGACCATGCTGGAATACGCCCAGCGCCTGGGCAAGCCTTTCCTGAACGGCGTGCTGGTGTTCCTCTTCCTGCTCCTGGTGGTGCGCCCGGTGGTCATGGCGCTGATCCGCCCCCGCGTCACCCGCGAGGAGATCGAGCAGCTGAACCGCCTGCCCGAAGCCGAGCGCCGCATCGCGCTGGCCGAACCGGAAGAGGAAGAGGGCGAGCACATGGAAATCACCAAGCGGCTGGAGAATGCCAAGATTCTGGCCCAGCAGCTCTTCGAAACAAACACCGAGCAGGCCATACTGGTCCTGCGCGGATGGCTCAAGCAGGAGGCCGCATAA
- a CDS encoding plasmid mobilization protein produces the protein MTTMDVEIFMPSKKAVLKTYLTPEEYKSIQEHAARTGLSLSTFAKRVCLGQPTPSLEKQHARRDLLRVNADLGRLGGLFKLCLSEKDTPIQALHMEARRLLREIEARQRELRALIARI, from the coding sequence ATGACGACAATGGACGTGGAGATTTTCATGCCCTCGAAAAAAGCAGTGCTGAAAACCTATTTGACGCCAGAAGAATACAAAAGCATCCAAGAACACGCCGCAAGGACCGGGCTGTCGCTTTCAACCTTTGCCAAGCGCGTCTGCCTGGGGCAGCCTACGCCAAGCCTTGAGAAGCAGCACGCCCGGCGGGACCTGCTCAGGGTCAACGCCGATCTGGGAAGGCTAGGAGGTCTCTTCAAGTTGTGCCTGTCGGAGAAGGACACGCCGATCCAGGCGTTGCACATGGAGGCGCGAAGGTTGCTCAGGGAGATTGAAGCCCGGCAACGGGAACTAAGGGCCTTAATCGCCCGGATTTGA
- the flgB gene encoding flagellar basal body rod protein FlgB, whose protein sequence is MPDIYGANADLLAKVMDLRLERQNLVVSNLANINIPGYKARTLEFESQLQQAVGDVQSKNSLTRTSAEHIPSHFDVNGFQGRAVKEFKPRTIYGADAVDMDKEMATMGKNSLMYNALVTVMQKNFEGIKTVIAEGGK, encoded by the coding sequence ATGCCGGACATCTACGGAGCCAACGCGGACCTGCTCGCCAAGGTCATGGACCTGCGGCTCGAGCGTCAAAACCTCGTCGTGTCCAATTTGGCCAACATCAATATCCCTGGCTACAAGGCCCGCACCCTGGAATTCGAGAGCCAGCTCCAGCAGGCCGTGGGGGACGTGCAGTCGAAGAATTCGCTCACGCGCACCAGCGCGGAGCACATACCCTCGCACTTCGACGTCAACGGCTTCCAGGGCCGGGCAGTGAAGGAATTCAAGCCGCGCACCATCTACGGGGCGGACGCGGTGGACATGGATAAGGAAATGGCAACCATGGGCAAGAACTCGCTCATGTACAACGCACTGGTGACGGTGATGCAGAAGAACTTCGAAGGCATCAAGACCGTCATCGCGGAGGGAGGCAAGTAA
- a CDS encoding ABC transporter permease — MRKSFTSGLSPQVASCARPLLMLAVFVALWQTVSSLGLANPMFLPSPVEVLDKARQLSLQERISADVTATLWRALAGFGLAFCLGVPCGLALGASDRLFSYFELPIDYFRSIPPVVLFPLALLCFGIGEASRIAVVVFGCLPILLVSVAVGVRAGSRQRRKVAAALGASDMRVFLSVIVPEALPSVFVGTRVALSMAIIIAVVTEMLVGAKYGLGGRVISAQIAYDTPELYCNIIVVGLIGLAINKLCSTIQGFVIHWEQ; from the coding sequence ATGCGGAAATCCTTCACTAGCGGGCTCTCGCCCCAGGTTGCGTCGTGCGCGCGGCCGCTTTTGATGCTGGCGGTGTTCGTGGCGCTCTGGCAGACCGTGTCCTCACTGGGGCTCGCCAATCCCATGTTCCTGCCCTCTCCCGTGGAGGTTCTGGACAAAGCGCGGCAGTTGTCGCTCCAAGAGCGCATCAGCGCGGATGTGACAGCCACGCTGTGGCGGGCGCTGGCAGGATTCGGCCTGGCGTTCTGCCTGGGTGTGCCGTGCGGGCTGGCCCTTGGCGCGTCGGACAGGCTCTTTTCATACTTCGAGCTGCCCATCGATTATTTCCGTTCCATTCCTCCTGTGGTCCTCTTTCCACTGGCACTACTGTGTTTCGGCATTGGCGAAGCGTCCCGCATTGCTGTCGTGGTGTTCGGGTGCCTGCCGATCCTGCTGGTGAGCGTGGCCGTTGGCGTACGTGCGGGCTCGCGGCAACGCCGCAAGGTGGCAGCGGCTCTTGGTGCGAGTGACATGCGCGTTTTCCTGAGCGTCATCGTTCCAGAAGCACTGCCGAGCGTCTTCGTGGGCACGCGGGTGGCCTTGTCCATGGCCATCATCATCGCCGTGGTCACGGAAATGCTTGTGGGCGCGAAGTACGGCCTGGGAGGAAGGGTCATTTCCGCACAGATCGCTTACGACACCCCGGAACTCTACTGCAACATCATCGTTGTTGGCCTGATCGGGCTGGCCATCAACAAGCTCTGCTCAACGATCCAAGGATTTGTGATCCATTGGGAGCAGTAA
- a CDS encoding TOBE domain-containing protein, translating to MKVSARNLIPGKIKEITQGAVNSEVVIEVSPGIEIVSIITKHSVDSMGLKVGSPVKAMVKASNVMVVVD from the coding sequence ATGAAAGTGAGCGCCCGCAACCTGATCCCTGGAAAGATCAAGGAAATCACCCAAGGAGCCGTGAACTCCGAGGTCGTCATCGAAGTCTCGCCTGGCATCGAGATCGTGTCCATCATCACCAAGCACTCCGTCGACTCCATGGGCCTCAAGGTCGGCTCGCCGGTCAAGGCCATGGTGAAGGCGTCCAACGTCATGGTCGTCGTCGACTAG
- the fliE gene encoding flagellar hook-basal body complex protein FliE produces MAISPIAINAYRSAMGQSQLGGLGGAQNKTAEAFGNMTGTGEASKTNFVDSLKSSLSDVNAEQIKKDQMVASFATGENQNVHELMIQLQKSGLAMSMTSTVRNKVLDMYRELVKMPF; encoded by the coding sequence ATGGCCATAAGCCCCATCGCCATCAACGCCTACCGTTCCGCCATGGGCCAGTCCCAGCTTGGCGGCCTGGGTGGCGCGCAGAACAAGACCGCCGAAGCCTTCGGGAACATGACCGGGACCGGCGAAGCCAGCAAGACCAACTTCGTGGACTCGCTCAAGTCGTCCTTGTCCGACGTCAACGCGGAGCAGATCAAGAAGGACCAGATGGTGGCTTCCTTCGCCACGGGCGAGAACCAGAACGTGCACGAACTGATGATCCAGTTGCAGAAGTCCGGCCTGGCCATGTCCATGACCTCCACGGTCAGGAACAAGGTCCTGGATATGTACCGCGAACTGGTCAAGATGCCCTTCTAG
- the hflX gene encoding GTPase HflX — protein sequence MKALDRLYTRRYPPAEGYTLDQARELAAISHGIGRQVGLLIDRKGRPDMVLVGEPHAIYIPELSRSRLGSGRLRGVRLLHTHLHDSPLDQEDLTDMLFLRLDSVSAITVDSMASPAKLHVAHLTPRSEPEPGAKPWDILPPRPWDRPDIDFEAQTQALEDEFARLDKPITGAESAAASGIGGTEAGVAGRAILIGVGSAPRLDLEASLEEMEALAATAGLSITGRVIQRVPHVNPRTIIGKGKLSELEVMALSTGASVLLFDGELTPAQMRNLADLTERKILDRTQLILDIFAQRATSRSGKLQVEMAQLKYTLPRLVGKNPAMSRLMGGIGGRGPGETKLEMDRRRIRERITRIKRELGDLRKQRAQVRDRRAKAGLPIVSLVGYTNAGKSTLLNTLTQSAVLAEDKLFATLDPVSRRLRFPMERELVLTDTVGFIRALPKELKEAFQATLEELESADLLIQVADAGHPELAGQVEAVDSILKDMELDTVPRLLALNKWDTLDEERKEWVLNRYPEGLPISARIRASLEPLAEEIIRRVDWEKGLAKPE from the coding sequence TTGAAAGCCCTCGATCGCCTCTACACCCGGCGCTATCCGCCTGCCGAAGGCTACACCCTCGACCAGGCCCGCGAGCTGGCCGCCATCTCCCACGGCATAGGCCGCCAGGTGGGGCTGCTCATCGACCGCAAGGGCCGCCCGGACATGGTCCTGGTGGGCGAGCCGCACGCCATCTACATCCCCGAGCTGTCACGGTCGCGCCTGGGCTCGGGGCGTCTGCGCGGTGTGCGCCTTCTGCACACCCACCTGCACGACTCGCCCCTGGACCAGGAAGACCTCACGGACATGCTCTTCCTGCGCCTGGACTCCGTGTCCGCCATCACCGTGGATTCCATGGCCTCCCCGGCCAAGCTCCACGTGGCGCACCTGACCCCGCGCTCCGAGCCGGAACCCGGCGCCAAGCCCTGGGACATCCTTCCCCCGCGCCCCTGGGACCGCCCGGACATCGACTTCGAGGCTCAGACCCAGGCGCTGGAGGACGAATTCGCCCGCCTGGACAAGCCCATCACCGGCGCAGAATCCGCAGCGGCCAGCGGCATCGGCGGCACGGAAGCGGGCGTGGCGGGCCGGGCCATCCTGATCGGCGTGGGCAGCGCCCCGCGCCTGGACCTGGAAGCCTCCCTGGAAGAGATGGAGGCCCTGGCCGCCACGGCTGGGCTTTCGATCACCGGGCGCGTGATCCAGCGCGTGCCGCACGTGAACCCGCGCACCATCATCGGCAAGGGAAAGTTGTCGGAACTCGAGGTGATGGCCCTGTCCACGGGCGCATCCGTGCTCCTCTTCGACGGAGAATTGACGCCCGCCCAGATGCGCAACCTGGCGGACCTGACCGAGCGCAAGATCCTTGACCGCACCCAGCTCATCCTGGACATTTTCGCCCAGCGGGCCACCTCGCGCTCGGGCAAGCTCCAGGTGGAGATGGCCCAGCTGAAATACACCCTGCCCCGGCTGGTTGGGAAGAATCCCGCCATGAGCCGCCTGATGGGCGGCATCGGCGGACGCGGCCCCGGCGAGACCAAGCTTGAGATGGACCGCCGCCGCATCCGCGAGCGCATCACCCGCATCAAGCGCGAACTCGGCGACCTGCGCAAGCAGCGCGCCCAGGTACGCGACCGCCGCGCCAAGGCCGGGCTGCCCATCGTGTCCCTGGTGGGCTACACCAACGCCGGAAAATCGACGCTCCTGAACACCCTCACCCAGTCGGCCGTGCTGGCCGAGGACAAGCTCTTCGCCACCCTGGACCCGGTCAGCCGCCGCCTGCGCTTCCCCATGGAGCGCGAGCTGGTGCTGACCGACACCGTGGGATTCATCCGTGCCCTGCCCAAGGAACTCAAGGAGGCCTTCCAGGCCACCCTGGAGGAACTGGAAAGCGCGGACCTGCTCATCCAGGTGGCCGACGCCGGACACCCGGAGCTGGCCGGACAGGTGGAGGCTGTGGACTCCATCCTCAAGGACATGGAGCTGGACACCGTCCCGAGACTTCTGGCCCTGAATAAATGGGACACCCTGGACGAAGAGCGCAAAGAGTGGGTTTTAAACCGTTATCCCGAGGGCTTGCCCATCTCAGCGCGCATCCGGGCAAGCCTTGAGCCCCTGGCCGAGGAAATAATTCGCAGGGTTGATTGGGAAAAAGGGCTTGCCAAGCCCGAGTAA
- a CDS encoding sigma-54-dependent Fis family transcriptional regulator has translation MISNESLYRQSVEGPFGKDGNRTKGCNGGSCREKIVPVLSAIKRAISGKCELSTAIENLLDYMRHDMGIDRAIINLYHQESGEIFSHKSFGMTEEEEDRGLQSLGDWIAEKVIFSCKPVMIPKICDDASFSSLRRSLLSAKDMKSSFFCIPIHRGKKVIGSISAIRHYDAQHLLCKHVEALEVVCCLLAQAMDMYLVENVDRHNFERHHREHKDELRDLLKPQNIIGASKAMLDVFAMLHKVAPTKTTVLVLGESGVGKEMIASAIHSNSPNADGPMVKFNCAALPESILESELFGHEKGSFTGAAQLRKGRFEEADGGTIFLDEVGELSLGAQAKLLRVLQERSFERVGGSKTVTVNLRVVAATNRDLAEMVRAGTFRQDLYFRLNVFPLMLPPLRERGRDVITLAEYFISKFAEENGKQVNRITTTALNMLMSYHWPGNVRELENVMERAVVLAEDDAIHGRNLPMVVQSAVFTDTESRQGLEAKLAAIEYEMLLDALRLHSGNLTRAAGELGLTRRTLTLRMKKYNMVYKTFRSGDD, from the coding sequence ATGATCAGCAATGAGTCACTCTACAGGCAGTCCGTCGAAGGTCCGTTCGGCAAGGACGGAAATCGCACCAAGGGCTGCAACGGCGGCAGCTGCCGCGAGAAGATCGTGCCCGTGCTGTCCGCCATAAAACGCGCCATTTCCGGGAAATGCGAACTCTCCACGGCCATCGAGAATCTTCTGGACTACATGCGCCACGACATGGGCATCGACCGCGCCATCATCAATCTTTATCACCAGGAATCGGGGGAGATATTCTCCCACAAGAGCTTCGGCATGACTGAGGAGGAAGAGGACAGAGGCTTGCAGAGCCTGGGAGACTGGATCGCAGAGAAGGTAATCTTCTCGTGCAAGCCAGTCATGATACCAAAAATATGTGACGACGCCAGTTTTTCAAGCCTCAGGCGCAGCCTGTTGAGCGCCAAGGACATGAAAAGCTCGTTCTTCTGCATCCCGATACATCGCGGGAAGAAGGTGATAGGCAGTATCAGCGCAATTCGGCATTACGACGCCCAGCACCTGCTGTGCAAGCACGTGGAGGCTCTGGAGGTTGTCTGCTGTCTGTTGGCCCAGGCCATGGATATGTATCTCGTGGAGAACGTGGACCGGCACAATTTCGAAAGACACCATCGCGAGCACAAGGACGAACTGCGCGACCTTTTGAAGCCCCAGAACATCATCGGGGCCTCCAAGGCCATGCTGGATGTATTCGCCATGCTGCACAAGGTCGCCCCGACCAAGACCACTGTGCTTGTGCTCGGCGAAAGCGGTGTGGGCAAGGAGATGATCGCCAGCGCCATACACTCCAACAGCCCCAATGCCGATGGCCCCATGGTGAAGTTCAACTGCGCGGCGCTGCCCGAGAGCATCCTGGAAAGCGAACTGTTCGGGCATGAGAAAGGGTCGTTTACCGGCGCGGCGCAGCTGCGCAAGGGGCGCTTCGAGGAGGCGGACGGCGGAACCATCTTCCTCGACGAGGTGGGAGAGCTCTCGCTTGGGGCGCAGGCCAAACTGCTGCGTGTCCTTCAGGAGCGCTCTTTCGAGCGTGTGGGCGGCAGCAAGACCGTGACGGTGAACCTGCGCGTGGTGGCGGCAACCAACAGGGATCTTGCGGAGATGGTGCGTGCGGGAACCTTCCGCCAGGACCTGTATTTCCGGCTCAACGTGTTTCCGCTCATGCTGCCGCCTTTGCGCGAACGCGGCAGGGACGTCATAACACTGGCAGAGTATTTCATTTCCAAGTTCGCGGAAGAGAACGGCAAGCAGGTCAACCGGATAACAACCACCGCCTTGAACATGCTCATGAGCTACCACTGGCCTGGCAACGTTCGCGAGCTTGAAAACGTGATGGAAAGGGCCGTCGTCCTGGCCGAAGACGACGCCATTCACGGGCGCAATCTTCCGATGGTCGTGCAGTCCGCCGTGTTCACGGACACGGAGAGCAGGCAGGGACTAGAAGCAAAACTCGCGGCAATCGAGTACGAGATGCTCCTGGATGCGCTCCGCCTGCACAGTGGCAATCTTACAAGGGCGGCGGGCGAACTGGGTCTGACGCGCAGGACGCTGACCCTGCGCATGAAGAAATATAATATGGTCTACAAGACGTTCCGCAGTGGTGACGATTAG
- a CDS encoding IMP cyclohydrolase: MDHLPIRRAILSVTDKSGLAEFAAFLHANGVELVSTGGTKKAMTDAGLPVTAVDQVTGFPEMLGGRVKTLHPNIHAGILADKDNPEHLTTLESFKLKPFDLICVNLYDFAKAAAAKADLKAAVEQIDIGGPTMLRASAKNFHSILVVPSPAHYARITAELKDNGMKASLTLRHEMAVETFKATSAYDAMICDYLGKA; this comes from the coding sequence ATGGATCATTTGCCCATCCGCAGGGCTATTCTCTCCGTTACCGACAAGTCCGGCCTGGCCGAGTTCGCGGCGTTCCTGCATGCGAACGGCGTGGAGCTCGTCTCCACCGGCGGCACCAAGAAGGCCATGACCGACGCCGGACTCCCCGTCACGGCAGTCGATCAGGTCACCGGGTTCCCCGAAATGCTGGGCGGACGGGTCAAGACCCTGCACCCCAACATCCACGCGGGCATCCTGGCCGACAAGGACAACCCCGAACACCTCACCACCCTCGAGTCCTTCAAGCTCAAGCCCTTCGACCTCATCTGCGTCAATCTCTACGACTTCGCCAAGGCCGCTGCCGCCAAGGCCGACCTGAAGGCGGCAGTGGAGCAGATCGACATCGGCGGCCCCACCATGCTTAGGGCCTCGGCCAAGAACTTCCACTCCATCCTGGTGGTCCCCTCGCCCGCTCACTACGCCCGCATCACGGCGGAACTGAAGGACAACGGCATGAAGGCGTCGCTTACGCTGCGCCACGAGATGGCCGTCGAGACCTTCAAGGCCACCTCGGCCTACGACGCCATGATCTGCGACTATCTCGGCAAGGCCTAG
- the flgC gene encoding flagellar basal body rod protein FlgC, which yields MDFMTALDVGGSALSAQRTYMNVIAMNLANAKTTRTADGQGPYQRKSVALESTPVTPFGKAMNAALGDELQGVRVTGIVADGRPAKQVFEPGHPDADQNGYVQYPDINVVEEMTNMIQATRSYEASTSTITTIKSMYNKALEIGR from the coding sequence ATGGACTTCATGACCGCACTCGACGTGGGCGGCTCGGCCCTCTCGGCCCAGCGCACCTATATGAACGTGATCGCCATGAACCTGGCCAACGCCAAGACCACGCGCACCGCCGACGGGCAAGGCCCTTACCAGCGCAAGTCCGTGGCCCTGGAATCCACGCCGGTCACGCCCTTCGGCAAGGCCATGAACGCGGCCCTGGGCGATGAGCTGCAAGGCGTGCGCGTGACGGGAATCGTCGCCGACGGCCGCCCGGCCAAGCAGGTCTTCGAACCCGGCCACCCCGATGCGGACCAGAACGGCTACGTTCAATATCCTGACATCAACGTGGTCGAGGAAATGACCAACATGATCCAGGCAACGCGCAGCTACGAAGCAAGCACCTCCACCATCACCACCATCAAGAGCATGTACAACAAGGCTCTTGAGATAGGCCGCTAG
- the fliG gene encoding flagellar motor switch protein FliG — translation MALSGPHKTAVLCLALGDKFCSEVFKRMDRSEIARISKAMLEIDTIEKEGVEEVLKEFNESMQFGQESLIGGADTVKRMLSKALDSDTAKYIMDSLEIASGPTPFQELENVSPRILAQILRNEHPQTLALILGHLHPDQAAELLQNLPSGVRAEVLMRLARLEAVAEEMLLEVDRVLQNQLIAMGGKEGKKVGGVPAVAEILNSVDRATEEEVLSEIEEESAQMAEDIRNLMFVFEDVKALDDRSIRELLKEVSNEELTQALKGASDELKDKFFRNLSERAATMIKEDLEIMGPVRLADVEGAQQNVVKTVRRLEAEGKIAIGRGGGDVFI, via the coding sequence ATGGCCCTTTCCGGACCGCATAAGACCGCCGTTCTCTGCCTGGCGCTCGGCGACAAGTTCTGCTCCGAGGTGTTCAAACGCATGGACCGCAGCGAGATCGCCCGTATCTCCAAGGCCATGCTGGAAATCGACACCATCGAGAAGGAAGGCGTCGAAGAGGTGCTCAAGGAGTTCAACGAGTCCATGCAGTTCGGTCAGGAATCGCTCATCGGCGGCGCGGACACCGTGAAGCGCATGCTCTCCAAGGCGCTGGACTCCGACACGGCCAAGTACATCATGGATTCGCTGGAGATCGCCTCCGGGCCGACTCCCTTCCAGGAGCTGGAGAACGTCTCCCCGCGCATCCTGGCCCAGATCCTCCGGAACGAGCACCCGCAGACCCTGGCCCTCATCCTTGGCCACCTGCACCCGGACCAGGCTGCGGAGCTTCTCCAGAACCTGCCCTCGGGCGTTCGGGCCGAAGTGCTCATGCGCCTGGCGCGCCTGGAGGCCGTGGCCGAGGAGATGCTCCTGGAGGTGGACCGCGTGTTGCAAAACCAGCTCATCGCCATGGGCGGCAAGGAAGGCAAGAAGGTGGGCGGCGTGCCTGCGGTGGCCGAAATCCTCAACTCCGTGGACCGCGCCACCGAGGAGGAGGTCCTCTCCGAGATCGAAGAGGAATCCGCCCAGATGGCCGAAGACATCCGCAACCTCATGTTCGTGTTCGAGGACGTCAAGGCCCTGGACGACCGTTCCATCCGCGAACTGCTCAAGGAAGTCTCCAACGAGGAGCTCACCCAGGCCCTCAAGGGAGCGAGCGACGAGCTCAAGGACAAGTTCTTCAGGAACCTCTCCGAGCGCGCCGCAACGATGATCAAGGAAGACCTGGAGATCATGGGGCCTGTGCGCCTGGCCGACGTGGAAGGCGCGCAGCAGAACGTGGTCAAGACCGTGAGGCGACTGGAGGCCGAGGGCAAGATAGCCATCGGCAGGGGTGGCGGCGATGTCTTCATCTGA